Proteins co-encoded in one Paraburkholderia edwinii genomic window:
- a CDS encoding histone H1-like DNA-binding protein yields MAMAKKKPAAKKAAVKKVAAKKAAPAKKAAAKKVAVKKVAAKKVAVKKVAAKKAPAKKAAAKKVAAKKVAVKKVAAKKVATKKAAPAKKTAAKKVAAKKAPAKKAAAKKVAKKAAAKKAPAKKAAAKKAAPAKKAAAKKAAAPAKKAAPAKKAVAKKAAPAPAAPAASSAPASTVKTALNPAAAWPFPTGPRP; encoded by the coding sequence ATGGCAATGGCCAAAAAGAAGCCTGCTGCAAAGAAAGCGGCAGTGAAGAAGGTTGCTGCGAAGAAGGCCGCTCCGGCGAAGAAGGCAGCTGCTAAGAAAGTCGCAGTGAAGAAGGTTGCTGCGAAGAAAGTAGCAGTGAAGAAGGTTGCCGCGAAGAAGGCGCCGGCGAAGAAGGCAGCAGCAAAGAAAGTCGCTGCAAAGAAAGTCGCAGTGAAGAAGGTCGCAGCGAAGAAGGTCGCAACGAAGAAGGCAGCACCGGCGAAGAAGACCGCAGCGAAGAAGGTTGCTGCGAAGAAGGCGCCGGCTAAGAAGGCCGCTGCGAAGAAGGTAGCGAAGAAGGCTGCTGCCAAAAAGGCGCCTGCGAAGAAGGCTGCCGCCAAGAAGGCTGCCCCTGCGAAGAAGGCTGCCGCGAAGAAGGCCGCTGCGCCTGCGAAGAAGGCTGCCCCTGCGAAGAAGGCTGTCGCCAAGAAGGCTGCCCCTGCTCCGGCTGCGCCCGCTGCATCGTCGGCTCCTGCTTCGACGGTCAAGACCGCGTTGAATCCGGCTGCTGCATGGCCGTTTCCGACGGGCCCGCGTCCGTAA
- a CDS encoding glycine zipper 2TM domain-containing protein, with the protein MNNRSAERRGAAVAIACAIGGALAMSGCAYNSSSADVYTASQAQREETVRLATVDSVRAVKISSNNGQPTGLGFLGGGALGGIAGSQIGGGTGSIVTGIIGGLAGAVAGNAVENAAATRDGVEITVRLDNGDMRAITQTNTGEVFLAGERVRLLSSGGVTRVTH; encoded by the coding sequence ATGAATAATCGATCAGCAGAGCGGCGCGGCGCCGCCGTGGCGATTGCTTGCGCAATCGGCGGCGCGCTTGCGATGTCGGGGTGCGCGTACAACAGCAGCTCGGCCGACGTCTACACCGCGTCGCAGGCGCAGCGCGAGGAAACCGTGCGGTTGGCCACCGTCGATAGCGTGCGCGCGGTGAAGATCAGCTCGAACAACGGTCAGCCGACCGGCCTGGGTTTTCTCGGCGGCGGCGCGCTCGGCGGCATCGCCGGCAGCCAGATCGGCGGCGGCACCGGGTCGATCGTCACGGGCATCATCGGCGGTCTCGCGGGCGCAGTAGCCGGCAATGCGGTCGAGAACGCCGCGGCCACGCGCGACGGTGTCGAGATCACGGTGCGCCTCGACAACGGCGACATGCGCGCGATCACGCAGACGAACACCGGCGAGGTCTTCCTCGCGGGTGAACGCGTGCGGCTGCTATCGAGCGGCGGCGTCACGCGCGTCACGCACTGA
- a CDS encoding carbohydrate kinase family protein: MATLICGSLAYDNIMTFEGRFREHILPEQVHILNVSFLVPTMRREFGGCAGNIAYALHLLGGDAHIMATLGAVDAQLYIDRLDQLGLAKAHVRVLPDTYSAQAMITTDLENNQITAFHPGAMMQSHLNRADEAKGVTLGIVAPDGFDGMIQHSEQFAAAKVPFIFDPGQGLPLFDGASLRRMIELATYVAVNDYEAKLVSNKTGWSIEEIASRVDALIITRGEHGSQIHHAGGIEEIPAVKAQRVLDPTGCGDAFRGGLLYGIEKQLGWATAGRLASLMGALKIEHQGPQNYAPSRAEINERFKQAFGYALDA, translated from the coding sequence TTGGCTACGTTGATTTGCGGTTCGCTCGCCTACGACAACATCATGACCTTCGAAGGCCGGTTCCGGGAGCACATCCTGCCGGAACAGGTCCACATCCTGAACGTCAGCTTCCTCGTGCCGACGATGCGCCGCGAGTTCGGCGGCTGCGCGGGCAACATCGCCTACGCGCTGCATCTGCTCGGTGGCGACGCGCACATCATGGCGACGCTCGGCGCCGTCGACGCGCAGCTCTATATCGATCGCCTCGATCAGCTCGGCCTCGCGAAGGCGCACGTGCGCGTGCTGCCCGACACGTACTCGGCGCAGGCGATGATCACGACCGACCTCGAGAACAACCAGATCACCGCGTTCCACCCGGGCGCGATGATGCAGTCGCACCTGAACCGCGCGGACGAAGCGAAGGGCGTGACGCTCGGCATCGTCGCGCCGGACGGCTTCGACGGAATGATCCAGCATTCCGAACAGTTCGCCGCCGCCAAGGTGCCGTTCATCTTCGATCCGGGCCAGGGCCTGCCGCTCTTCGACGGTGCGTCGCTGCGGCGCATGATTGAACTTGCCACTTACGTTGCGGTCAACGATTACGAAGCCAAACTGGTGAGCAACAAGACCGGCTGGTCGATCGAAGAGATCGCGAGCCGCGTCGATGCGCTGATCATTACGCGCGGCGAGCACGGCTCGCAGATCCATCACGCAGGCGGCATCGAAGAAATTCCGGCGGTCAAGGCGCAACGCGTGCTCGATCCGACCGGTTGCGGCGATGCATTCCGCGGCGGCCTCCTGTACGGCATCGAAAAACAACTCGGCTGGGCCACTGCGGGTCGCCTCGCCAGCCTGATGGGCGCGCTGAAGATCGAGCACCAGGGGCCGCAAAACTACGCGCCGTCGCGCGCGGAAATCAACGAACGATTCAAGCAGGCGTTCGGCTACGCACTCGACGCGTAG
- the tpx gene encoding thiol peroxidase — MSQVTLGGNPIDVSGTFPSVGQQAPAFTLVGRDLKSVTLAEFHGKRKVLNIVPSLDTPTCATSTRKFNEAAGKLANTAVIVVSGDLPFAASRFCTTEGLANVTTASTFRGHEFARAYGVDITSGPLTGLTARAVVVIDENDKVVHAELVSEIKTEPNYDAALNALK; from the coding sequence ATGAGTCAAGTTACGCTGGGCGGCAACCCGATCGACGTATCCGGTACGTTCCCGTCCGTCGGCCAACAGGCGCCGGCGTTCACGCTCGTCGGTCGCGACCTCAAGTCGGTCACGCTCGCCGAGTTCCATGGCAAGCGCAAGGTGCTCAATATCGTGCCGAGCCTCGATACGCCGACCTGCGCCACCTCGACGCGCAAGTTCAACGAAGCGGCCGGCAAGCTTGCGAACACCGCGGTGATCGTCGTGTCGGGCGATCTGCCGTTCGCCGCATCGCGCTTTTGCACGACGGAAGGCCTCGCCAATGTCACCACCGCGTCGACCTTCCGCGGCCATGAGTTCGCGCGCGCCTACGGCGTCGACATCACGAGCGGCCCGCTGACCGGCCTCACCGCGCGCGCGGTTGTCGTGATCGACGAAAACGACAAGGTCGTGCACGCGGAGCTCGTCAGCGAAATCAAGACCGAGCCGAACTATGACGCCGCGCTCAATGCACTGAAATAA
- a CDS encoding zinc-ribbon and DUF3426 domain-containing protein translates to MALATRCPFCETVFRLQPAQLALRRGLVRCGHCREVFDASSSLFDLADGGDFRSATPVTADEVARLIAQEPRVSGGEGLGAAAVTGASASASPAASTASAASTVSNASAAERAEPVPPPAATATAAAAASFPAAPEAPAAPHAPFESASPEAHAPGSSDDPNSPDFRAETWNPWAPAPDASVDRRIRHNAATIPYNPVTIPRSAQPKLKLEFTEGQDLHLENATARPIEPAFRTPPEPVVPHLAAQPEPEAPRDPAVPPPHVWRRREEEARPEPALEPALEPDEDRTRIPPNISDNEPHFGPGPAAAAAAGPAAASPFAAAPGDDDNAFAVVREKRASEPRRLGLRIVGILVALVLFVVLIAQLAWWQRETVMVYAPGSRMLFAQVCEHLGCTFTPPRDIDGLQVEPSDLRQVDGPHKLELRMPLHNRFNVPLAYPAVELTLLDEHNNIAVRRVLWPQDYVKPGTQISAGLAPRTTETMFVRLDTGSATATNFRVQIFYP, encoded by the coding sequence ATGGCTCTTGCGACGCGCTGTCCCTTCTGCGAAACAGTCTTCCGCCTTCAACCCGCGCAGCTCGCCCTGCGCCGCGGTCTCGTGCGCTGCGGACATTGCCGCGAAGTATTCGATGCGTCGAGCAGTCTGTTCGATCTCGCCGACGGCGGCGATTTTCGCAGCGCGACGCCGGTCACGGCCGACGAAGTTGCACGGCTGATCGCGCAGGAGCCGCGTGTGAGCGGCGGTGAAGGATTGGGTGCGGCGGCTGTGACGGGCGCTTCTGCATCTGCGTCGCCCGCTGCGTCTACCGCATCCGCTGCTTCCACTGTCTCTAATGCGTCCGCTGCGGAACGTGCCGAGCCGGTGCCTCCGCCGGCTGCTACGGCAACGGCGGCAGCCGCCGCGAGCTTCCCTGCTGCGCCCGAGGCCCCTGCGGCACCCCATGCACCTTTCGAGTCGGCATCGCCCGAAGCGCACGCGCCGGGCTCAAGCGACGATCCCAATTCGCCCGATTTCCGCGCGGAAACATGGAATCCATGGGCGCCCGCGCCGGACGCCTCGGTCGATCGCCGCATCCGCCATAACGCCGCGACGATTCCGTACAACCCGGTCACGATCCCGCGCTCCGCGCAGCCCAAGCTCAAGCTCGAATTCACCGAGGGGCAGGATCTGCACCTCGAGAACGCGACCGCGCGTCCGATCGAGCCTGCGTTCAGAACGCCACCCGAGCCCGTTGTTCCGCATCTGGCCGCACAGCCTGAGCCCGAAGCGCCGCGCGATCCCGCGGTGCCGCCGCCGCACGTGTGGCGCCGTCGCGAAGAAGAGGCGCGCCCCGAGCCCGCACTTGAACCCGCGCTTGAGCCCGATGAAGATCGCACGCGTATCCCGCCGAATATCTCCGATAACGAGCCACACTTCGGACCCGGCCCGGCGGCCGCGGCCGCAGCAGGGCCGGCCGCCGCGTCGCCGTTCGCCGCCGCGCCCGGCGACGACGACAACGCATTCGCCGTCGTGCGCGAAAAGCGCGCGTCCGAACCGCGGCGCCTCGGCTTGCGCATCGTCGGCATTCTCGTTGCGCTCGTGCTGTTTGTTGTGCTGATTGCGCAGCTCGCCTGGTGGCAGCGCGAAACGGTGATGGTCTATGCGCCGGGTTCGCGGATGCTGTTCGCGCAGGTCTGCGAGCACCTCGGCTGCACGTTCACGCCGCCGCGCGATATCGACGGCTTGCAGGTCGAACCGTCGGATCTGCGCCAGGTGGACGGCCCGCACAAGCTCGAACTGCGCATGCCGCTGCACAATCGCTTCAACGTGCCGCTCGCCTACCCGGCCGTCGAACTGACGCTGCTCGACGAACACAACAACATCGCGGTGCGCCGCGTGCTATGGCCGCAGGACTATGTGAAGCCGGGCACGCAGATCTCCGCGGGCCTCGCGCCGCGCACGACCGAAACGATGTTCGTGCGGCTCGACACCGGCAGCGCGACGGCCACCAATTTCCGCGTGCAGATTTTTTATCCATGA
- the prmA gene encoding 50S ribosomal protein L11 methyltransferase, with translation MSYRELVVELAREHAESLSDALLELGALSVSVEDADADTPAEQPLFGEPGLTPERTAWQHSRVVALLAAEHEPGVLLAAAANELGLAPTPPFTVRDVEEQDWVRLTQSQFDPIHIGKRIWVVPSWHDAPDPDALVLELDPGLAFGTGSHPTTRLCMEWLEETVTPGQSLLDYGCGSGILAILAKKCGANPVVGIDIDPQAVDSARYNSERNHAEVTYGLPADCPAGEFDIVVANILSNPLKLMASMLASKVKPGGRLALSGILARQALEVAGAYAPWIDISVWREHDGWVCLAGTRRESH, from the coding sequence ATGAGCTATCGGGAACTGGTCGTCGAACTCGCGCGCGAGCACGCGGAAAGCCTGTCCGACGCGCTGCTCGAGTTGGGCGCGCTGTCCGTCTCTGTCGAAGACGCGGACGCCGATACGCCCGCCGAGCAGCCGCTGTTCGGCGAACCGGGGCTCACGCCCGAGCGCACCGCGTGGCAGCACTCGCGCGTGGTCGCGCTGCTCGCGGCCGAACACGAGCCTGGCGTGCTGCTCGCGGCCGCAGCCAATGAACTCGGCCTCGCGCCGACGCCGCCGTTTACGGTTCGCGACGTCGAAGAACAGGACTGGGTGCGGCTCACGCAATCGCAGTTCGACCCGATTCATATCGGCAAGCGGATCTGGGTCGTGCCGTCGTGGCATGACGCACCCGATCCGGACGCGCTCGTGCTCGAGCTCGATCCGGGCCTCGCGTTCGGCACCGGTAGCCATCCGACCACGCGGCTTTGCATGGAATGGCTCGAAGAAACGGTGACGCCCGGTCAGTCGCTGCTCGACTACGGCTGCGGCTCCGGCATTCTCGCGATTCTCGCGAAGAAGTGCGGCGCGAACCCAGTGGTCGGCATCGATATCGACCCGCAAGCGGTCGATTCCGCGCGCTACAACAGCGAGCGCAATCATGCAGAGGTCACCTACGGATTGCCGGCCGATTGCCCTGCCGGCGAGTTCGATATCGTCGTCGCGAATATTCTGTCGAACCCGCTCAAACTGATGGCGTCGATGCTCGCGTCGAAGGTGAAACCGGGCGGACGCCTCGCGCTGTCGGGCATTCTCGCGCGTCAGGCACTCGAAGTGGCAGGCGCTTACGCGCCCTGGATCGACATTTCGGTTTGGCGCGAACATGACGGCTGGGTGTGCCTTGCCGGAACCCGCCGCGAAAGTCATTAG
- the accC gene encoding acetyl-CoA carboxylase biotin carboxylase subunit, with protein sequence MFEKILIANRGEIALRVQRACRELGVKTVVVYSEADKEAKYVKLADEAVCIGPAPSNLSYLNMPALISAAEVTDAEAIHPGYGFLSENADFAERVEQSGFVFIGPRPETIRLMGDKVSAKQTMIKTGVPCVPGSEGALPDDPKEIVKMARSVGYPVIIKAAGGGGGRGMRVVHTEAALVNAVNMTREEAGRAFGNPQVYMEKFLENPRHIEIQVLADSYKNAIWLGERDCSMQRRHQKVIEEAPAPGIARRLIDRIGDRCADACKKMGYLGAGTFEFLYENGEFYFIEMNTRVQVEHPVTELITGIDIVQEQIRIAAGEKLAFRQRDIQFRGHAIECRINAEDPFKFIPSPGRLTSWHMPGGPGIRVDSHAYNGYFVPPNYDSMIGKLIAYGATREQAIKRMRIALSEMVVEGIQTNIPLHRELMLDAKFVEGGTSIHYLENRLAAKQQVAPEEA encoded by the coding sequence ATGTTTGAAAAAATCCTCATTGCCAATCGCGGCGAGATCGCGCTCCGCGTGCAGCGCGCGTGCCGCGAGCTGGGTGTCAAGACAGTCGTCGTCTATTCGGAAGCCGATAAGGAAGCCAAGTACGTGAAGCTCGCGGACGAGGCGGTCTGTATCGGCCCGGCGCCGTCGAACCTCAGCTATCTGAATATGCCGGCGCTGATCAGCGCGGCCGAAGTGACCGACGCCGAAGCGATTCACCCCGGCTACGGCTTCCTGTCCGAAAACGCGGACTTCGCCGAGCGCGTCGAGCAGTCGGGCTTCGTCTTTATCGGCCCGCGCCCCGAGACGATCCGCCTGATGGGCGACAAGGTCTCGGCCAAGCAGACGATGATCAAGACCGGCGTGCCCTGCGTGCCCGGTTCCGAGGGCGCGCTGCCCGACGACCCGAAAGAGATCGTCAAGATGGCGCGCTCGGTCGGCTATCCGGTCATCATCAAGGCAGCGGGCGGCGGCGGCGGACGAGGGATGCGCGTCGTGCACACCGAGGCTGCGCTCGTCAACGCGGTCAATATGACGCGTGAAGAAGCGGGCCGCGCGTTCGGCAACCCGCAGGTCTATATGGAGAAGTTCCTCGAGAACCCGCGCCACATCGAAATTCAGGTGCTCGCGGATTCGTACAAGAACGCGATCTGGCTCGGCGAACGCGACTGCTCGATGCAGCGCCGCCACCAGAAGGTGATCGAGGAAGCGCCGGCGCCCGGTATCGCGCGGCGGCTGATTGATCGCATCGGCGACCGCTGCGCGGACGCGTGCAAGAAGATGGGCTATCTAGGCGCGGGCACGTTCGAGTTCCTCTACGAGAACGGCGAGTTCTACTTCATCGAGATGAACACGCGCGTGCAGGTCGAGCATCCGGTCACTGAACTGATTACCGGCATCGACATCGTGCAGGAGCAGATCCGCATCGCGGCCGGCGAAAAGCTCGCGTTCCGCCAGCGCGACATTCAGTTCCGCGGCCACGCGATCGAATGCCGGATCAACGCCGAAGACCCGTTCAAGTTCATCCCGTCGCCGGGTCGGCTCACGTCGTGGCATATGCCGGGCGGCCCCGGTATCCGCGTCGATTCGCATGCGTACAACGGCTACTTCGTGCCGCCGAACTACGATTCGATGATCGGCAAGCTGATCGCCTACGGCGCGACGCGCGAGCAGGCGATCAAGCGGATGCGCATCGCGCTCTCCGAGATGGTGGTCGAAGGCATTCAGACCAACATTCCGTTGCACCGCGAACTGATGCTCGATGCGAAGTTCGTCGAGGGCGGCACGAGCATTCATTACCTCGAAAACCGGCTCGCCGCAAAGCAGCAGGTCGCGCCGGAAGAAGCATAA
- the accB gene encoding acetyl-CoA carboxylase biotin carboxyl carrier protein: protein MDLRKLKTLIDLVSESGISELEVTEGEGKVRIVKNAPPVYVQSPAAQYAPQIPVGAPVHPAGVAEGAAAAPSAPVAAAPQGHVVTSPMVGTFYRAPSPGADPFVQVGDTVKEGQTICIIEAMKLLNEIESDLAGVIKEILVENGQAVEYGQPLFVIG, encoded by the coding sequence ATGGATTTACGTAAACTGAAGACTCTGATCGACCTCGTCTCCGAATCCGGTATTTCGGAGCTGGAAGTCACGGAGGGCGAAGGCAAGGTGCGCATCGTCAAGAATGCGCCGCCGGTTTACGTGCAGTCGCCTGCCGCCCAATACGCGCCGCAGATTCCGGTGGGCGCGCCCGTTCATCCGGCGGGCGTGGCCGAGGGTGCGGCCGCCGCGCCGTCGGCGCCCGTTGCCGCGGCGCCGCAAGGGCATGTCGTGACCTCGCCGATGGTGGGCACGTTCTATCGCGCACCGTCGCCGGGCGCCGATCCGTTCGTGCAGGTCGGCGACACGGTCAAGGAAGGCCAGACCATCTGCATCATCGAAGCAATGAAGCTTCTGAACGAGATCGAATCCGATCTCGCCGGCGTGATCAAGGAAATCCTCGTCGAAAACGGGCAGGCCGTCGAATACGGCCAGCCGCTCTTCGTGATCGGCTGA
- the aroQ gene encoding type II 3-dehydroquinate dehydratase: protein MTRLLVLHGPNLNLLGTREPEVYGRVTLPQIDQALADRAADAGVEFASFQSNHEGALIDRIHSARNEKTDFILINPAAYTHTSVAIRDALAGVGIPFVEIHLSNVHRRESFRHHSYFSDLAEGVICGLGWKGYLYALEFALDRLSAQGSAQGSAPANAQAATGTTRA from the coding sequence ATGACGCGACTGCTGGTTCTGCACGGCCCCAACCTCAACCTTCTCGGCACCCGGGAACCCGAGGTTTATGGCCGCGTGACCTTGCCGCAGATCGACCAGGCGCTGGCGGACCGCGCGGCGGACGCCGGCGTCGAATTCGCGTCGTTTCAGAGCAATCATGAAGGCGCGCTCATTGATCGCATCCATTCCGCGCGGAACGAGAAGACCGATTTCATCCTGATCAACCCCGCTGCGTACACTCATACCAGCGTCGCGATTCGGGACGCGTTGGCAGGCGTTGGCATCCCGTTCGTCGAGATTCACCTGTCGAACGTGCATCGCCGCGAATCGTTCCGGCACCATTCGTATTTCTCCGATCTTGCCGAGGGGGTTATCTGCGGTCTCGGCTGGAAAGGCTATCTGTACGCACTCGAGTTCGCGCTCGACCGCTTGTCTGCTCAGGGATCAGCTCAGGGATCAGCCCCGGCAAACGCCCAGGCGGCCACCGGTACGACGCGCGCCTGA
- a CDS encoding TlpA family protein disulfide reductase, with product MNTKRILAAVAVAVVAAAGGAAASHWIFGQSLTEVAHAATPAAPPASPVDQLWSAAVTNADGKPQSLSLFKGHPVVINFWASWCGPCVEEMPSLSQLHREYAKKGVEFVGLGVDSDKNVKAFLQKVHVDYPIYVIGFGGADLARAFGNNAGALPYTVVIDAKGVVRSTKLGQIQPNELKATLDAL from the coding sequence ATGAACACGAAGCGGATTCTGGCGGCAGTTGCAGTCGCGGTCGTCGCGGCCGCGGGGGGCGCGGCGGCCAGTCACTGGATATTCGGTCAATCGCTGACCGAGGTCGCGCACGCGGCAACGCCCGCCGCCCCGCCGGCGAGCCCCGTCGACCAGCTCTGGTCGGCGGCGGTTACGAACGCGGACGGCAAACCGCAGTCGTTGAGCCTGTTCAAAGGCCACCCGGTCGTCATCAACTTCTGGGCGTCGTGGTGCGGACCGTGCGTCGAGGAAATGCCCTCGTTGAGCCAGCTGCATCGCGAATACGCGAAAAAAGGCGTCGAGTTCGTCGGCCTCGGCGTGGACTCCGACAAAAACGTCAAAGCGTTTCTACAGAAGGTGCATGTTGACTATCCGATCTACGTGATCGGCTTCGGCGGCGCCGACCTCGCGCGCGCATTCGGCAACAACGCGGGCGCGTTGCCTTACACGGTCGTGATTGACGCAAAAGGTGTCGTTCGGTCGACAAAATTGGGCCAGATTCAGCCAAATGAGCTGAAAGCCACGCTCGACGCGCTCTGA
- a CDS encoding UDP-N-acetylmuramate--alanine ligase — protein sequence MVRKLHFDPTRVREEIAIAAARMIAEDGLDYSTAKRKAARQVVGETRVSGDWLPDNDQIEEEIREYQSLFQGDTQPAVLRRLREIALDWMLRLAPFNPYLTGAVLGGTAGEHSDIHLQAFCDNPKEVAIYLLNENVQYDVSETRHFAGRGYVETLSFLWRPSGAAGRDAEPVGIHVALYGTDDLRGAVRADARGRTARAGVQAVQALLAESDAASSTN from the coding sequence CCGCCGCGAGGATGATCGCGGAAGACGGTCTCGACTATTCGACGGCCAAGCGTAAAGCAGCGCGGCAAGTCGTCGGGGAGACGCGCGTTTCCGGCGATTGGCTGCCTGATAACGACCAGATCGAAGAAGAAATCCGCGAGTATCAGTCGCTGTTTCAGGGCGACACGCAGCCCGCGGTGCTGCGCCGCCTCCGCGAAATCGCGCTCGACTGGATGTTGCGCCTCGCCCCGTTCAACCCGTATCTGACCGGCGCGGTGCTCGGCGGCACGGCGGGCGAGCACTCGGATATTCACCTGCAGGCGTTTTGCGACAACCCGAAAGAAGTCGCGATTTATCTGCTGAATGAGAACGTGCAGTACGACGTTTCGGAAACCCGGCATTTCGCCGGACGCGGCTATGTCGAGACGCTGAGCTTCCTGTGGCGTCCCAGCGGGGCGGCGGGACGCGACGCGGAGCCGGTCGGCATCCACGTCGCGCTCTACGGCACCGACGACCTGCGCGGCGCGGTGCGCGCCGATGCGCGCGGCCGGACCGCACGCGCGGGCGTCCAGGCGGTCCAGGCGTTGCTCGCCGAAAGCGACGCCGCCTCCTCTACTAATTGA